CAGGAATAGAAGAAATAATTGATAAATCTAAGGATCTCACTTTTCAAAATGCCATACCACTTCTTGAAGAATACACAAAAATAAATAACGCAATGCTCTACCTTCAAAATAAAGAAGGAACCATTATTTATTCTCCGTTATTCTCTTTTTTTCAAGGAAGTACCCAAGCAGCCCCAAATGTACAATTCGATAAAACAAAGCCATTAAGGAATTCAAATAGCCTTTCCAAATCATACGACGTTACCATGCCAATTCAATTTCAAGATGTTAACTTAACGCTCGTAGTGTCCGCAACATTTCAACCAATTAATGAAGCTTCACAGGTCTTGGTACGTTTCCTTCCCTATATCAGTATCATTGTCGTTGTTATTGGTGTAGGAAGTGCTTATTTATATTCGAGGTTCATTACAAAACCACTCCTTTATATTAACCAAGGAGCACAAAAGATGGCGAACTTGGATTTTTCCGAAAAAATTGAGGTTCGTTCCAATGATGAATTAGGGCAGTTATCCAATAGTTTAAATGAGATGTCAATTAATTTACAACAAACGATGATTGATTTACAAAAAGCGAATCAGCAATTAAAAAGCGATATTGAAAAAGAAAGAGAAACAGAAAAAACACGCAGAGAATTTTTTGCAATTGTAGCACATGAATTAAAGACGCCTCTCACTGTTATGAAAGGATACTTAGAAGGGATGATATATAATATTGGTCCGTATCAAAATCGTGACCAATACTTAAAGAAAAACC
The nucleotide sequence above comes from Paenibacillus sp. IHBB 10380. Encoded proteins:
- a CDS encoding sensor histidine kinase — encoded protein: MNEVLKMMKMKRITYKLFLITSLILLAFAVLIYLTLYFFLPSFYEQYKTEQLQTGIEEIIDKSKDLTFQNAIPLLEEYTKINNAMLYLQNKEGTIIYSPLFSFFQGSTQAAPNVQFDKTKPLRNSNSLSKSYDVTMPIQFQDVNLTLVVSATFQPINEASQVLVRFLPYISIIVVVIGVGSAYLYSRFITKPLLYINQGAQKMANLDFSEKIEVRSNDELGQLSNSLNEMSINLQQTMIDLQKANQQLKSDIEKERETEKTRREFFAIVAHELKTPLTVMKGYLEGMIYNIGPYQNRDQYLKKNHQIIEGMEQLVREILSMSKLEQHTFKLQLEEVNPSELMDTITKNLEFFASQKDIQMIKQIGSHLSVHTDRILLEKACKNIIHNAIMYSPHGEKVYIELTQDSKQHHIQIKVINTGVEIKEAEIQHIFEPFYRIEKSRNRNTGGSGLGLYIVKQIFEALSITYSMKNTEQGVQFLVTIPLSIK